TCCCTTCTTTAACCTCTACTTGCTGGGTGACCTGAACTTAGATGTGAGCGTGGTCACGCTCTATAACAGCTTAGGAGCGGGTGCTAACTTGCTGATGCTGATTTTCTGGGGCAAACTGGCTGACCGGATTGGCAATCGCCCACTGATGATAACTGTGGGCATCTTGGTAGGGTTGACGCCTCTACTTTGGTTAGAAGCTGGAACCGCTCCCATTTTCCTTTGGGCCTGGTTCCCCTTGTTGCACATCCTGGGTGGTGCGACGTGGGCGGCAATTGACCTGTGCAGCGGCAATCTGATGATGGCAGTGACACCGCTACGCAATCAGTCGATTTACTTTGCGATCGCGGCGGCGGTTCCTGGTATCACTGGCGCAATGGGAATCGCTGCTGGTGGCTATGTCGCGACTCTGACTAATTTTGGTGGCTTGCCAACGGCGTTTGCTCTCTCAGCCGTCCTGCGGCTGCTTGCCCTGCTGCCCTTAGTTTTTGTACACGAGCGGCGTTCTGTGCGTGTGCGTCAGCTCATGAAAGTCATTATCCCCACACTCAAGCGCCAAGCCGGGGCCATTCAAGCCGGACGCACCAGTTTGAAACCCTTACCCTTAATCGAATCTGAGCACAAATCTCCACCTGCCAGCTCATCCGCTCACTCTTGATATAGGGAATTGACGATCCCTCCCCTGAACGGGGAGGGATTCGTGTTCGTACTTCATTAGACCTCTTGCAGAAATCTATCCTAGTGAGGATGTTGCAAGAAACAAAGAGAAACAAACTCTGCCATTATTGGTATAATGTAGCGTATGTTACAGAAATATACCCATGAATCCCCTATCCATAGGATTACTAAACGGGGCAGGAGTAGTTGAAGATTTTCAACAAACCGAGAAAGATTTACTACTAAAAGTCAAACAAGAGGATAAGGCATTATCCGGGACGGTACTTCCTGCAAAACCGCCTCTCAAAATTTCCAAGCGAGAAATTCGGACAAGCCTCAAGGCATTAACGACCGAAGGTGCCTTCGCTACGGTCTTTTGCAGTATCATTGGCGGTGCCTTGCTCAGTAATTTCTTGCTGGATCTCGGTGCCAGTGCAGTGGAAATTGGCATGTTGGCGTCTATTCCCCAGCTGACAAATCTGCTGCAACCACTGGGAGCCTATCTGGGAGACCGCATCCAGAGCCGCAATTGGTATTCCATATTGATTTTCGGCACGTCGCGGCTGCTATGGTTGCTGATTGTGCCAGGGATTTGGTTGGTCAGCACGTCTCGTATCCAGCCGCACCAGCTGGTGCTGTTGACACTCTTCATTATCTGGGTGACTAATATCCTGGAAGCCTTGGGTCGTGCTTCCTTTTTCAGCTGGATGGCTGTGTTAGTACCCTCCCGATTGCGGGGGCGCTATTTTGGCTTTCGCAATAGTGTGGTGAACTTGACAAATCTCATCGGTGTGCCGCTGCTGGGTCTAGCGGTATCGAAGTGGCCTGGTGGCTCGCTCTCTGGCTTCGGTGCGGTGTTAGTTCTGGGAATTGTGCTGGGGATAATCAGTCTGGGCTTTCACTTCTTGATGAAAGATTTCAACCCAACGCTAGTACACGCCGCCGATTCGGATACAGACCCAGGGACATCCGTGGGGACAGTGTTTAGCTTCCTCAAGGATGCCAATTTTTTGAGGTTTCTGCTTTACTCAGGCTTGTGGAGCTTTGCAGTTAACATCAGCGCTCCCTTCTTTAACCTTTATTTGCTGGGTGACCTGAACTTAGATGTGAGCGTGGTCACGATCTATGGCAGCTTAGGAGCGGGTGCTAACTTGCTGATGCTGATGTTCTGGGGCAGACTGGCTGACCGGATTGGCAATCGCCCACTGATGATAACTGTGGGCATCTTGGTAGGGTTGACGCCTCTACTTTGGTTAGAAACTGGAACCGCTCCCATTTTCCTTTGGGTGTGGTTCCCCTTGTTGCATATCGTGGGCGGTGCGACTTGGGCAGCGATAGACCTGTGCAGTGGCAATCTGATGATGGCAGTGACACCGCTACGCAATCAGTCGATTTATTTTGCGATCGCGGCGGCAGTTCCTGGTATCACTGGCGCAATCGGAATCACCGTGGGTGGCTATGTTGCGACGGTGACTAATTTTGGTGGCTTGCCCACAGTGTTTGCTCTCTCAGCCGTCCTGCGGCTGTTTGCCCTGCTGCCCTTAGTTTTTGTGCACGAGCAGCGCTCTGTGGCTCTGGGTCAGCTCATGCGAGTCCTGTTCCCAACATTCAGGCGGCAAGCCGTAACCCTTCAAGCACCAGCCACTAGTTTGAAACTATTAATAGAAACTGAGAATAGCTGTCCACTTGTAAGCTTATCAGGTCAGTCTTCGGATGGGGAATTAACAATTCGTAGTTCGTAGTACTTGCTCTCGCGTTAGCAAGCTACGTAATTCGTAATTGATATTCAGATGGAGATTAGCGTTCTAGCTAAAAGAGGATTCACGGCTTTGTCTGCTGGCTAAGTATTGGGTTGAGGTGTAGTGGACTGAGCATCGAGTCACGCAGGAACTACTTCTAAAGTGCAGTATTTGAGGTTTTTGTATGCACGACTACAAGCTGGCTTAGTTTGTAGTTGCGAGTACAACTTGGCTTAACACTATATCCTTTTTAGAGGTAGACGATTAGCCTTCATAGGCTATGTTAACTTTTGATAAGCAGAATTAATTGAGACTTCTCATGGAAAAACTACTGAGAAACTTCTAGCTTGGGAGAATTGTTTCATATTTAAAATTTAAAAAGCTCCCCAAAATATGATCTTGGGGGCTTTATTAGTCCTTAGGAAATGTTTGTAAAGTTGATAATTTCCTAATAATTTTGAAACACTCTATAGGTGAACCGATGTAACTCTACGGCTCATTTAGCTGTTTTGATTTACGGCTTCCGTAACATATTGAAATAGCTCTCCCAAAATTGCTTCTGGGCTTCGATTGACAGACGACTCAATAGAGCTTGGAATTCCAAAGAACTCGTCACCATCTGTTCCTGAAATCTCAGAGTGTTATCGACAGAATCGCGGAAGTTGGGCGTGTTGGAACTTTGCAGATTCGGCATCATGGATGTCCAGCTAGTGAAAATCCCTCTCTGTAACTCGCTTAACTGTCTTAAGTACTGCTCAAAGTTACTATTCCAATCCATCGTGTTTCTCCTGTGATTGTCTGATTGGATACTAATTGCTCTGTCAGCAATGTTAACAATAAGTCGATAACTAATTATAATGTGCAATGAATAAAAACTATATTTTTAAGAATTGGTTGCAAATGGTATTTGTGAAAGAAGTGGCTTCTAATCATGCCTAGCAAGCCTTGTACCCTGTCTAAATAAATGAGTTTTTACTAGTCATGTAACCTGTGAAATAGGGTTGAGTAAGTTCCATGAAGACATAACTACTGATGATTTTAGTCGGATAACCCCAGTCGATCAGGTAAACATCCATGCCAAGGTTAAGCAAATTGGCAACAAGCGATCGCCCCTCCTGTAAATCGACAATGTAGGGACGGTTAACCAGGGCATAAACGATGAGGATAGGAATGTTCAGCGAAGGCTCCACCTTTGGCGTGAAGCGGTACAGCACCACCTTGTCCTCCCGGTACACCTCTTCTTTAGGAGTCGCCCCGATCTGAATATCCTCCTCGCGCAGGCGACTTAAGCTCTCGACGCCCTTGACTAGTTTTTGGGTTAGCTCTGAGTTGCTAAATCGGTATGCTGAAGTCATTGCGAATAGTCATTCCAGAGCTGGTTTAGTCTCATTGTAGGAGTAGAGAAACAGACCGAAGAGAATCGAATAGACTTGGTCAATGACGCCCGGAATCAAATAAAGTGGGTGGAGATTGCCGATCGCGGTGTGATAAACCAGCACGGGGAAAACCAAGGATTGGGCGCAAATGCCAAGTTTCACGAGATCGCGATTACTAGAAAGGTCGTTACCAACCCACCAATAGCCAATCCCGAAAATGAATATCAACACAATAAACATGTGTAGATACTCAGGATTGATGAGAGGTTTCAGATTAAGCAACTCGCGAATCCATTGGTCGCCAAACAGTAACCCGACAAATTCAGCCCAATTTATTACAGCCTTGCTCAGAAATAGGTACTTCCACGTCATCGAATTTTTCATAATTCATACTTCAACCGTTCGTCTGAGATTCTGCCAAGGCTTTGCAGCACTACCTGATAAGCTGTCGTGCATTAAAAATGCACAACAAATGGGAGTCGGGAATGGGGAATGGGGAATCGAGGGAGGACGCCGTATTTCTTGCGCGGAGCGTCTCGAAATACATCTTCTTTTTTAGTGGGCTTTATACCCACAACTAAAGTTTTTATTGATACTCCTAACACAAATGCCTTCTGCCCTCGCCCCTCTGCCTTTCTTTGTAACGCGCTTTGAGAATTAGCAACTATTTGGCTCACAGATGTACGGGCGTTGCCCAGTTCAACCTAAATTCATCCCTCGTTGTTGAAGGCTTGAGTTGCCAGGAAGGCTAAGGCTGCCACACCCGTGAGCGCACCCCACTTGAGCGCCGGATTCTTATCCAGCCAGTCGCTAATGCTCGGTATCTCTAGCACATCGCTAAGGCTTCCCTCAATTGTGTGGTGTTCCGGGACCGGCTCGTAAAGATTATTTGGCGCATCTTCAGACTTCGGCACATTGCTGTGCTGTAACGGGAAGCCGACGAGCAACAGCAAGGAATCTACCAGTTCGGGCGAAAGCCGCTGAAGGAAATCTAGCAGCCTAGCGGCATCCCCAACGAAGAAGTCACGAGTTGGGTGTTCGGCAGTATAGAGAATTGCGTCAGCTACCAAGCTAGGTGAGTAATAGGGAGGTATTCCTGACGGCTTCACGCCTAACTTCGTGCGAGCATTGTCCCAAAAGGGTGTGTCGATCACGGCTGGCTTGATACTCGTCACGCTGATGGGGATTTTCTCATGTTGCAGTTCGAGGCGCATCGCTTCGACAAAGCCCTCTATCCCGTGCTTGGCTGCGGAGTATGCGCTCTGGTAGGGGAGACTTCGCACACCCTCCATTGAAGAAAGGTGAATCAGTGCCCCCCGTCCCTCACGCTTGAGATGGGGTAGCGCTGCCATCGCACCGTATACCTGCCCCATCAAGGTGACATCAACGACGCGCTGAAACTCTTGGGGTGTTTTATTATCGAACGTGGCAAAGACGGCGGTAGCAGGAACATGCACCCAGGTATCGAGTCGTCCATACACTTCTACGGTACGGTCTGCGATCGCTTTGACTTGCTCGAATACCGCTACATCATCGATGACTATAGGCGTTACCTCACCGCCAAAGCTACGAATCTCATCCACCAACGAGGCTAACTTTGACTCACTGCGACCAGAGACAACCACCTTTGCCCCTCGTTTTGCGAATTGGAGAGCTGTCTCGCGCCCAATGCCGCTGGAGGCTCCAACGACGGCAACGACCTGCTGATTGATTGGTTTCAGTTGCATTAATGCTAGTCCTTTTTAGTCTGGGATTGTGCTAAAGATTTTTTCAGGCTTTTAATTTCCTTACGCAGCTCGTAAATGCTGCGGTGAATCTCGTCTACTTCGCTCCTGCTCGGTAAGTCATTCATCTTCAGAAAGACTTCCATTAGCTGTTGCTGGTGCAACCTGTAAGTCATGGCTGAGTTCAAGAACTTCCCTTGGATCTCAAGGGCATCTTCGGAACGGAACGTCTGTGCGAAGACTCGATCAAATACGCTACTCCAGACTTGCAGAAACTGCTGCCAGTTCTGAACCGTGTCGTCCTTTTCCTTTGAGGAGGCTAACTCCCGCGTCAGCTCCTCAAAGGCTTTTAACCAAACCTCGACCAGCACAAGCTGATAGTCAACGCTTGCCTTAGAGAAGTTTATCCAGGCATCAAAGCTCTTAAACAATTTGTTGTTGAATTCACGGGTGTACCCCAAGCTTGGGCTTTGCAGAACGCTGCCAAACGTTTTTTCATAAATATCCCAGTAGAGATTGGTCGCCTCGCTCACTGCCGAAGCGTAGCCGACTACCGCTCTACTAGCAATCTCCAGTGACAGCCGTAGTGGTTCTGCCCAAAGTTCCATCCTAAATTCGCCCCTGGTTGTTGAATGCTTGTGCAAGCAGCCATGCTAACGCAGCTATGCGACCGATCACGCCCCACTTAAGTAGTGGGTTCTTATCCAGCCAGTCGGAAGCACTCGGTATCGTCAGGTTCTTAAAGTCTCCCTTAACTCTATCGTTAGCTGGAACAGGCTGATAAAGGCGGCTTCTTGCCCTGCTGCCCTTAGTTTTTTTACACGAGCAGCGTTCTGTAGGCGTGCGTCAGCTCATGCAAGTCCTATTCCCAGTCACGCAGCCAACAGAGCTGATTGAAGCAAAGGAATAAGTTTGCTCCTAAATCCTTGCCTAATCCGGGTCTTGTTCCTGCTGCTGTATTTCATATTCTTGGATAAATTGCGCGATCGCAGCTTTGCGATCTTCTGTTAACTCACTCGTTTCATCGAGGCGGCTAATTCGGTCAGCGATCGAGGAGGGTTCGAGGTAGGGTGCGAGCCACTTAGGGTCAAGCCTGTAGCCTGTTTTTTCAATCTCATCCGACCCATACTCGCTAATATCTTTTTGCAGGAACTTCTCCAATAAATTAACTAACCCCTCGTCGTTTTCAATAATCTTCTCAACCCATTGCTTGACTTCCTCTTCTCCTGCCCAACTTTGCCAATAGTATAATTTTTCAGGTAACTTTGGAACTTGCAGTAGAGAGTTTTGCTGTGCAGCATCTCGTAGCCGCTTCAACGCGACTTCTTCAAGTTTTTTAAGGTGTTGTTCACCGATTAGCCATTCCTCTTCTGGGATAGATTCATCGGCTTCATACTTACCTTGTTCCTGACCCAAGGTTACTACTTCGCGAACAATTATCGATAAGGCGTTACCGTTTGACATCGCCTCTTTCAACATTTCAAACCGTGCTTGTTCGTCCAGCCTACGCAATAGCTGTGAGATGATGCGCCCAATTCTAATGTCATTACTAAAATCAAACATTCCCTGCGGTTCATCTTCGGGACGCAAAAGATGATCGCCCACATCAAACAAGCCTTGCACAATTGAGGGAATATTATTCCCAGGAATCTCTTGTTCAGTATAATCCTCAAGCCGTTCAAGAGATACCCGAGCTTGGGTCGTGCCATCTTTGCGTTTTTGATTGGCAAGTTCTATAAGATTTTCCCCAAATGCCTTTGCATCGTTTGTCAAAGCAAGGAGAGCTTTCGCCTCAGTATCAGAGAATTCATCTTCTGTTAACGTCAGACGAAAATAGTTGGGAAATATATCTAAGCTACAAACACGCAGGTGCTTGCGCCATCTTGACTCGTTTTTTTCATCGCAGTAAGTATCGTGATAAACGGCTTCTAACTTAGGAAAGAGGCGTAATAGTAGACGCTTTATCGGTTCTTTATCCTCATTTTGTAGCTGAGAAATCCACGAATTGTGAAAAGCTTTGAGTTCGTCCACTGTAGGAAATAGAAACCCTTTCGCCTTCGCCGGGCCGGCAAAAAACTTTTGATTTTTGCGGATTAGATCATATACCATTGGGCGAAAAACTCGCAGTGACTCAATAGCAATAAAATCCACTGGATTCACTTCCCCTTTCACGGCAGGGTAGGTGACGGTTAAGATGTTGGCCAGGCGAACAATGTCGCGGGGGTTGGTAATAAAATGGTCTAGCCCTTGAAAGTAAACGTTACCCCAGTGGCTTTGATCGAACAGCGGCTTCGGGGTGTCAGCAAGTACGGCACTGAGTTTTTCAAAAAGCAGCCTACGCAATGAAGATTTATCGGGAAGAGGTACCTCAAAAGAAGCCTGAACAATCTGATCGAGGTAGGTTTCTCCGGGTATACCTTGGGCATCTGCCAGATTTTTGACGACAATTTCCTTATCTAAAGCCAGAAAATAGACGACGTTAGTAAAATTTGGAATTGCTGTGATCAGGTGAAACAATGCCCTGATATCCTCAGCAGGGAGTCGGTCAATATCGTCAATCGTTACCACGATTCGCGTGGAGTGATTTTCCAGCGTATCTTCGAGTTCTTCTTTTAAGGTGGAAGTCTCCTTTTGTTGATCGTCAAATAATCTTACAACTGCCTTACCCGCTTGAGCGTAAGGAAGAGGAATTTCCGTAGCCGCTTTAACAAAATTGGCGACCCTAGCTCTGAAGCCTCTGGGCACAAATTTCAATTGGCTCAAACTGCTTTGTAATTGGTTAACGAAGCGCTTCGTAATGTCTTCGTCTCCAGAAAATAACCAGGGATTAAAAGAGACGATAATGGGTTGCTCGTTCTCTGGCTTTTGCTTGAGATAGTACCTTAAGAAGTTCAACAGTGTCGATTTACCGGAACCCGAAGCACCGTAAACGGCAATAACGAACCCTTCAGGAAAGTTCATTTTGCAAATACTCTCTGCAAGGTGTTGGGCGAAGGGTGCATATCCCAATCGGTCTTGTTTCGGCTCGATTAAGGCTGTGTCTGTCGATAGCTCATTAAAATTCTCAGATTCGACCTTTGAATCGTTCTTTGTTTGAGCCATGTAGTCTATCTCCTTGTTAGTTAAGGTGCCCTTGCCGTTCAACGTTCGTGTAATTAACACCTCGCTGGCGTGTTGAGTGTGGGGTGTTGAACAAGAAAGGTAGAAGGCAAAGGGTAGAAGGCAGAAGGATTTTCCTTCTGCCGATAGCCCAAGGCTTCTGGCGACGGATTCGGAGCAAGGGTTACAATCCCCCTGACACTCCCTCCTTCTGCCTTCCTTCTTCTGCCCTCTGCCTTCTTCAATTACGTCCTAATTATGCGATCGCTCATTCTTTATACCGATGCCCATAAAGTAGCATCAATGAAGCTCTGCTCTTGTCTACTGTTCGATGGACATTAGCGGTGAAGTACTGCCAATGAACTGAGTACAGTTCTTAGGCAGCTTCCAGTTTCAACCGCTCTGCCACGTTGGGGACTTCCTACAAGAAGAAGTTCGGGACTAAACCCGATGATAGCGCAGCGTTAGCGAGGAACGAGCGTCTGGGCTTACAAAGCGTCTGGAGGTTTAGATACTCGACCTCTAACTCCCGTAGCGAGAAATCGCTACCCTGGCAGCAACCCGTCTTCCACAGGTTGTTATTTCTTTCTCGTACAACACAACTTGGCTTATTTTTTATCGCAGAGCGTAATCGTGCGAACCAGCGGTCATGTTCTTTCTCCGGACTCTGATGTTTCTGCGGCAAGAGTTGTAACTCTACAACGGACATCAGCCTGTCTGTTCCATACAGCCGGACGGGTCATCAACCACTATAATTGTAGCATATTCATACGTAATTGCTACCATGCCTCAAATTAGTATTCGTTTACCCGATAGAGAAAAAGAGCATCTATCAAAGTACTGCCAGATTACAGACCGCAATCAAAATGATGTGCTGCGAGAACTCATTAGGAAGTTGTCAATCTCAGGGGTGTTGAACCCCCTCGATTGACCCGCCTGTCATCCCCACTCTTAGCGTAAGGCGGTATTCGCACTCGCTCAATAATCCGCCTTGCCACTAATGGGGATTTCTCGACGGCTTTTGTTAAGGCCGCTTGTGTAGAAGGAACATCGTTGCCAAACTCAACGCTTGCAATGTACTTCTCAATCGCATCTCTATCTAACAACAGCTCTCAACCGTTGTCAGTGTCTAGCAACCTAGCGTACTCGCCTTTGATGATTCCATAACACGAACAGGAAGCGACTTCTAATTTCTGTCGATTCAGGATGGTAATTTTGCCACGGGTGCAGCGAATCAGTCCTGCCTGTTGAAGGCGGTTAGCCGCCTCCGTGACACCCGCACGTCGTACACCCAGCATCTCGGAGATAAATTCATGAGTCAGGGGCAACTCGTTTGACCCTACACGGTCAAAGATGAGCAGTAGCCAACGAACGAGTCTCTCGTCGAGGTGATGGAGGCGGTTGCAAGCCGCGTTTTGTGAGGCTAGAGCGTACAGCGCTTGCGTGTACCGCAGCAGCAGACTTTGCAGTACACCACCCTGCTGAAACTCGGTTTTAAGCAAGCTTGCCTCCATCCTCATGCCAGAGTCTGGTATCTGCACTATCGCAGTTGTGGTCGCGATGTTGTCTCCCAAAGCGGCGGGAATACCCACTATCCCCTCATTACCCACTAAGCCGACTTCGACCTTCGAGCGTTCTTCCGGAGTGGAAATCAAAGAAACTATTGCGCGATGGGGGAAATACAGATATTCGATTGATTCACCCCTCTTGTGAAGGACTTGCTTGAGAGGGAGCGGGACGCGCTCTAGATGGGGAACAAGACGCTGGTACTCTGCATCTGGCAGAGCGGCTAGCAGTCGATTGACTGCCTGGAGGGAGGCTTCGGACATCGGGTATTAAGAATTTCCTAGCATTGAGTCGTTGTTATAAAAAACAATTAACGGCATCAGGAGAAGAATTTAGAGCCTAGTCCCAATGTCAAAAGGTGTTTATTTACCAGCAACTGAAAAACCAGTTCTTATATGATATGTAATTGACAGCCGGGCCGCCTATACCGCAAGCGGTATAGGCGGCCCAGAGCCAAGAGGTGGGGGTGTGGTGGGTTGCGATCGCATCTCTAGTTGACAAGAGCGTTCAACTGTGTTCAGTGTTTAGCAACCTAACGTAGTCGCCGTTGATGATTTCATAACACTCACACAAGGCGGCTTCCAATTCTTCCCGATTCAGAATGGTAACTTTGCCACGGGTGTAGCGAATCAGTCCTGCCTGTTGAAGTGTGTCAGCCGCCTCCGTGACACCCGCACGTCGTACACCCAGCATATCTGGTAGCTTATCTCAGGTGATTTCGTAATTGACGCTACTGGCTAACATGCTATGACTCACGGGTCAAATGGCACTTTCTAGGTACACAGGTGGTCTGACACACAGGGGCTGGGAATCTTGTGTAGCTTTAATGTAGCGTTGGGCGTGGATGATGAGCAGCAATCACTACGAATTATGGACAGGTAAGCGCTAACTGGTTTCTGAGGTAACCTAGTTTTGGCTCAGCGCCAGTATTGCATTCTACAAAGACGATATCTGTTTTAGCCATTTGCAGCTTATGGGAGACGGTTTTTCCTGCTGCGCCAATCCGCGTCACTCTAACAGCCGCCTCTCCCGGAGACTGTAGGAACAATAACACTCCGATCACCAAGACTAGAGCATTAGCCAGCAGGAACAGCCTGAATGCCTGTTTGTAATTTAATTTGAACTTTGGCTGAAATCTCATGTTTTGTACCCGAAAAAGAAACGATCTACAACTGCAATGGCAACGAGTATCATTAAACGCAATCATGTAAACGTACAAGGCCAAGGCAATCAAACGCTGATTTTTGCTCACGGTTTCGGTGCTGATCAGACGGTTTGGCGACATATTGTCGCCGCCTTTGAATCTGACTATCGCATTGTACTCTTCGACCATGTCGGGGCGGGTAAGTCTGATTTTACCGCCTACAGCCGATCGCGCTACAGCAGCCTCTACGGCTATGCAGAGGATTTACTGGATCTGTGTGCTGAATTCA
This portion of the Microcoleus sp. AS-A8 genome encodes:
- a CDS encoding MFS transporter, which encodes MNPLSIGLLNGAGVVEDFQQTEKDLLLKVKQEDKALSGTVLPAKPPLKISKREIRTSLKALTTEGAFATVFCSIIGGALLSNFLLDLGASAVEIGMLASIPQLTNLLQPLGAYLGDRIQSRNWYSILIFGTSRLLWLLIVPGIWLVSTSRIQPHQLVLLTLFIIWVTNILEALGRASFFSWMAVLVPSRLRGRYFGFRNSVVNLTNLIGVPLLGLAVSKWPGGSLSGFGAVLVLGIVLGIISLGFHFLMKDFNPTLVHAADSDTDPGTSVGTVFSFLKDANFLRFLLYSGLWSFAVNISAPFFNLYLLGDLNLDVSVVTIYGSLGAGANLLMLMFWGRLADRIGNRPLMITVGILVGLTPLLWLETGTAPIFLWVWFPLLHIVGGATWAAIDLCSGNLMMAVTPLRNQSIYFAIAAAVPGITGAIGITVGGYVATVTNFGGLPTVFALSAVLRLFALLPLVFVHEQRSVALGQLMRVLFPTFRRQAVTLQAPATSLKLLIETENSCPLVSLSGQSSDGELTIRSS
- a CDS encoding SDR family oxidoreductase — encoded protein: MQLKPINQQVVAVVGASSGIGRETALQFAKRGAKVVVSGRSESKLASLVDEIRSFGGEVTPIVIDDVAVFEQVKAIADRTVEVYGRLDTWVHVPATAVFATFDNKTPQEFQRVVDVTLMGQVYGAMAALPHLKREGRGALIHLSSMEGVRSLPYQSAYSAAKHGIEGFVEAMRLELQHEKIPISVTSIKPAVIDTPFWDNARTKLGVKPSGIPPYYSPSLVADAILYTAEHPTRDFFVGDAARLLDFLQRLSPELVDSLLLLVGFPLQHSNVPKSEDAPNNLYEPVPEHHTIEGSLSDVLEIPSISDWLDKNPALKWGALTGVAALAFLATQAFNNEG
- a CDS encoding P-loop NTPase fold protein, which encodes MAQTKNDSKVESENFNELSTDTALIEPKQDRLGYAPFAQHLAESICKMNFPEGFVIAVYGASGSGKSTLLNFLRYYLKQKPENEQPIIVSFNPWLFSGDEDITKRFVNQLQSSLSQLKFVPRGFRARVANFVKAATEIPLPYAQAGKAVVRLFDDQQKETSTLKEELEDTLENHSTRIVVTIDDIDRLPAEDIRALFHLITAIPNFTNVVYFLALDKEIVVKNLADAQGIPGETYLDQIVQASFEVPLPDKSSLRRLLFEKLSAVLADTPKPLFDQSHWGNVYFQGLDHFITNPRDIVRLANILTVTYPAVKGEVNPVDFIAIESLRVFRPMVYDLIRKNQKFFAGPAKAKGFLFPTVDELKAFHNSWISQLQNEDKEPIKRLLLRLFPKLEAVYHDTYCDEKNESRWRKHLRVCSLDIFPNYFRLTLTEDEFSDTEAKALLALTNDAKAFGENLIELANQKRKDGTTQARVSLERLEDYTEQEIPGNNIPSIVQGLFDVGDHLLRPEDEPQGMFDFSNDIRIGRIISQLLRRLDEQARFEMLKEAMSNGNALSIIVREVVTLGQEQGKYEADESIPEEEWLIGEQHLKKLEEVALKRLRDAAQQNSLLQVPKLPEKLYYWQSWAGEEEVKQWVEKIIENDEGLVNLLEKFLQKDISEYGSDEIEKTGYRLDPKWLAPYLEPSSIADRISRLDETSELTEDRKAAIAQFIQEYEIQQQEQDPD
- a CDS encoding Crp/Fnr family transcriptional regulator translates to MSEASLQAVNRLLAALPDAEYQRLVPHLERVPLPLKQVLHKRGESIEYLYFPHRAIVSLISTPEERSKVEVGLVGNEGIVGIPAALGDNIATTTAIVQIPDSGMRMEASLLKTEFQQGGVLQSLLLRYTQALYALASQNAACNRLHHLDERLVRWLLLIFDRVGSNELPLTHEFISEMLGVRRAGVTEAANRLQQAGLIRCTRGKITILNRQKLEVASCSCYGIIKGEYARLLDTDNG
- a CDS encoding helix-turn-helix domain-containing protein is translated as MLGVRRAGVTEAADTLQQAGLIRYTRGKVTILNREELEAALCECYEIINGDYVRLLNTEHS